GGGCGGTAACCCCCACAACCGCAGTGGTGGAGGTGCCGGTAATTGTTACGATTTCAATAACATTTGGGCACCGTAACGAAAAGACCTTTACCTACAGTTAATTTCAGATCTAGTATGCAACTTTCGCTAAATTAATTAATCTAATTTCGTTGAGCGAACAAAGGTGGTCGCAGACGGCCACGGCACCTCGGTAGTAGATAAGTAACCATATAGTAACCCTCTCTATTTGGTTTTCTATCCGCCGGATTACTGTCAAGAGTGTAAGGACTGCGGGTGCGAGAGGAATGGATGTGAAGACGCTAGTAAGAGAGTACTACGCCTCACTTCCCAAAGGGGTGTTGCGAGAGTTCGTAGAGGACCCAAAATCCCGCGAGTGGGCGTACACATTCATAAAGGGACAGGACATCGTGTTCACCCGAAAGCGAAGGCTGGATGAGGTCTCAGGGTTCTTAGAGCTGTACCATTCGACTGGGAAGTTCAAGAACCCGAAATCGTGGGAGGGACTTCTCGGCTGGGATCTGGTGATCGATGTGGACGCGGAGCTTCCGGAGGAACCCGAAGCATTCCTAAGATCACTGGGGACACTACTCAAGGATGTAGTGATAGCATGCGATGAGTTACGCCGGGCATTGGGATTCCCGCGACCGGACGTGGTTAATTTCTCTGGATCCAAGGGGTTTCACGTGAGGTACTTCGACGGTTCCGTGCGACGGTGGCTGAGGTGGGATCTACACGAGCGTCGGGGTATAGAGTCCGGAGAGATCATCCAGCGAGTAGGTCGTGGGATCGTGTGGTTGGCGCGTGAGGGTTTCGTGGCTGGGGACAGGGTGCGTGTACTCCGCGAGGGGCTCTTGGATGATTCGATGTACGATCTTAAGCGACTGATCCGGTGCGTCGGATCGATGAACGTCAAGTCGCTACTCCCCGCCGTACCGGTGTGGTCACGAGAGGAGGGTCGGTGGTCGGACTTCCGGGACGAGGTCCTAGGGATGGACGATTTGGAGCTGGGATGCCTGGTCGCCCACCGCGTGTTGGCCTGGCCCGGCCGCGGGGGATTGGGAGAAGTACTTTCCCGAGTACTCGACTTGGACACGGATGCGGATCCGGAGGATCCAAGCGACTTCATCGAGGTATGGGGGAACGTGATGTCGGTGCTGGGGGCGCTTAATCCGTGAGGTTCGTGGTACCGTTCGCGGATAGGAGGGACCGAAAGACCAGGCTGTCCTCGTGCATGGACGAGGAAATGCGTGAGAAGTTCGCGTTGGCGATGTTAAGGCACGTGGTAGATGTGCTCTCCAAGTTTGGCGAGGTAGAAGTAGTGACTCCGGACACACGTCTGTCGGTGCCTGGGGCGAAGGTACGATTGAGTAACGCGAGTCTCGACGAGCTACCGCTCCCGGACGGCGAATTCGGGCTGGTGATGTCGGATCTACCGTTGCTGTCCGAAGAAGACGTCGAGCGGGCGTTGGAAGGGTTGGAAGATGCGGATGTCGTTCTCTGTCCGTCCCGACGAGGTGGTACGAGTGGGGTGTTTGTCGGGGAGGGTGTGCGGTTCAGGCCGACGTTCGGTGGTGTGAGCTTCCCTAGGAACTTGAAACGGGCGGAAGAGCGAGGGATGGAAGTCACTGTGGTGAAATCGTTGGGGTTCTTCGCCGATGTGGACGAGCCGGAGGATCTGCTCGACGC
Above is a window of Methanopyrus sp. SNP6 DNA encoding:
- the cofC gene encoding 2-phospho-L-lactate guanylyltransferase, which gives rise to MRFVVPFADRRDRKTRLSSCMDEEMREKFALAMLRHVVDVLSKFGEVEVVTPDTRLSVPGAKVRLSNASLDELPLPDGEFGLVMSDLPLLSEEDVERALEGLEDADVVLCPSRRGGTSGVFVGEGVRFRPTFGGVSFPRNLKRAEERGMEVTVVKSLGFFADVDEPEDLLDAALLGKEEVARIARSVINV